The following proteins come from a genomic window of Shewanella halifaxensis HAW-EB4:
- a CDS encoding BMP family lipoprotein, translating to MMKILSATAAAVTLAMCSFAATAADFKPAVAFDTTGKFDKSFNQAVYQNGVLKFNESSDVEVREFVPSNDAQREQGLERLARRGFSPIVVVGFMYGSALEKVAKKYPETEFVIIDSVVDLPNVKSLVFKEHEGSFLVGALAAMKSETNKIGFVGGMDIPLIRKFACGYEQGAKFISQDAEVFQNMTGSTIAAWNDPARGAELSKSQFTKGADVIFAAAGGTGVGVYQAAKDEGKYAIGVDSNQNYIHPGVMLTSMVKLVGVATFEVFKDAEQGKFVAGIDSRGLKENGVNWAIDEYNRELVTPEMEAKMVDITKKIIAGDIVVHDYMKDNSCKY from the coding sequence ATGATGAAAATCCTGAGCGCAACTGCTGCCGCAGTTACTCTAGCAATGTGTTCGTTTGCTGCTACAGCTGCAGATTTTAAGCCTGCTGTTGCTTTTGATACAACTGGTAAGTTCGATAAATCTTTCAACCAAGCCGTTTATCAAAATGGTGTATTGAAGTTTAACGAAAGCTCAGATGTTGAAGTGCGTGAATTCGTACCTTCAAATGATGCGCAGCGTGAGCAGGGTCTTGAACGTTTAGCACGTCGTGGCTTTAGCCCAATCGTTGTTGTTGGTTTTATGTATGGCTCAGCACTTGAAAAAGTGGCTAAGAAATACCCTGAAACTGAATTCGTTATTATCGATTCAGTCGTTGACCTTCCAAATGTTAAATCACTGGTCTTTAAAGAGCACGAAGGTTCATTCCTTGTCGGTGCACTTGCAGCGATGAAATCTGAAACTAACAAGATTGGTTTTGTTGGCGGCATGGATATTCCTCTAATTCGTAAGTTTGCTTGTGGTTACGAGCAGGGCGCGAAGTTCATCAGTCAAGATGCTGAAGTTTTCCAAAACATGACTGGTTCTACTATTGCTGCATGGAATGATCCTGCACGTGGTGCAGAGCTTTCTAAGAGTCAGTTCACTAAAGGCGCTGACGTGATCTTCGCTGCTGCTGGTGGTACTGGTGTTGGTGTTTATCAAGCTGCTAAAGATGAAGGCAAGTACGCAATTGGTGTTGATTCAAACCAAAACTACATACACCCAGGTGTAATGCTAACCTCTATGGTTAAGCTGGTTGGTGTTGCAACATTTGAAGTATTTAAAGATGCTGAACAAGGTAAATTTGTTGCCGGTATCGATAGCCGTGGCCTTAAAGAAAATGGCGTTAACTGGGCAATTGATGAGTATAACCGTGAACTTGTGACTCCTGAGATGGAAGCTAAAATGGTCGATATTACTAAAAAGATCATCGCGGGCGATATCGTTGTTCATGACTATATGAAAGACAACAGCTGTAAATACTAA
- a CDS encoding ABC transporter ATP-binding protein yields the protein MTMSIHSKEKSDDRPTALELRGIDKKFGAVHANKEICLKIPAGTIHGIIGENGAGKSTLMNIIYGFYTADKGEILIDGIERKLANSKEAISYGVGMVHQHFMLVDNFTVLENVILGAEEGGLLKPSLKKARQELERLAKEYQLDVPLDSLIEDLSVGLQQRVEILKALYRGAKILILDEPTGVLTPQETQHLFHIFDALRAQGVTILLITHKLKEILSATDNVSVMRQGAMVAHRETSKTNKEELAELMVGRKVRLQAEKSDANPTDVLLSTHNLTYTDSMGVDRLKEVSIEIRAGEIVGVAGVSGNGQSQLLSALAGLITPTRGSIKIAGRVIDAENPSCADDMRQLKVGHIPEDRLAMGLIKSFSAEESSILGHQNQAQYNGALLNKPKYITSECNRLMEEWDVRPRDPKLRSSLFSGGNQQKLIIAREVDQDPDILLIGQPTRGVDIGAIEFIHKRIIELREQGKGILLVSVELDEVMSLADRIIVMFDGHVVGEIDASKADEKTLGMMMANILPDELASDNGGQV from the coding sequence ATGACCATGTCCATACACTCAAAAGAAAAATCCGATGACCGTCCCACAGCACTTGAGCTTCGTGGTATCGACAAAAAATTCGGTGCTGTTCACGCGAACAAAGAGATCTGCTTAAAAATTCCTGCTGGCACCATTCACGGCATTATCGGTGAGAATGGCGCAGGCAAATCCACCTTGATGAATATCATTTATGGTTTCTACACCGCTGATAAAGGTGAGATACTGATTGATGGCATTGAGCGCAAGCTTGCTAATTCAAAAGAAGCCATTAGCTATGGCGTCGGCATGGTTCATCAGCACTTTATGTTGGTTGACAATTTTACCGTGCTTGAGAATGTCATATTAGGTGCTGAAGAGGGCGGTTTACTTAAACCTAGTCTAAAGAAGGCACGACAGGAGCTTGAACGTCTAGCCAAAGAGTACCAACTCGATGTGCCACTTGATAGCCTAATTGAAGATCTTTCAGTAGGACTACAGCAGCGAGTCGAGATCTTAAAGGCGCTTTATCGCGGTGCAAAAATCCTCATTCTCGATGAGCCAACTGGCGTACTGACTCCTCAAGAAACCCAGCACCTATTCCATATTTTTGATGCTTTGCGTGCTCAAGGCGTCACTATCTTATTGATCACCCATAAGCTAAAAGAGATCCTTTCGGCCACTGATAATGTGTCAGTTATGCGCCAAGGCGCAATGGTTGCTCATAGAGAGACTAGCAAAACCAATAAAGAGGAGCTCGCTGAGCTAATGGTTGGCCGTAAGGTTCGCCTTCAAGCTGAAAAAAGCGATGCTAACCCAACAGATGTACTGCTTTCAACACATAACCTAACCTATACCGATAGTATGGGCGTCGACCGTCTTAAAGAGGTGTCGATTGAGATTAGAGCCGGTGAAATCGTCGGTGTTGCGGGTGTCTCTGGTAATGGTCAATCACAGTTATTAAGTGCACTTGCTGGGCTTATCACACCGACACGTGGTTCAATTAAAATCGCAGGTAGGGTTATCGATGCTGAAAACCCAAGCTGCGCCGACGATATGCGTCAACTTAAGGTTGGTCACATTCCAGAGGATAGACTGGCCATGGGGCTAATCAAGTCGTTCTCGGCAGAAGAGTCATCGATACTGGGTCATCAAAACCAGGCTCAGTATAACGGCGCGCTTCTTAATAAACCTAAGTACATCACCTCTGAGTGTAACCGTTTGATGGAGGAGTGGGATGTTAGACCCCGCGATCCTAAGCTGCGAAGCTCACTGTTTTCTGGTGGTAACCAGCAGAAGCTAATTATTGCCCGTGAAGTGGATCAAGATCCTGATATCTTGCTTATCGGTCAGCCTACCCGTGGTGTCGATATCGGTGCGATTGAGTTTATTCACAAACGTATTATCGAGTTAAGAGAGCAGGGTAAGGGGATATTACTGGTTTCTGTTGAGCTCGATGAAGTGATGTCGCTTGCGGATAGGATCATCGTGATGTTTGACGGCCATGTGGTTGGTGAGATTGATGCCAGCAAGGCTGATGAGAAAACTTTAGGAATGATGATGGCAAATATACTGCCTGATGAGCTGGCTTCGGATAATGGAGGTCAGGTATGA
- a CDS encoding ABC transporter permease: protein MNDSKIPSWVNIIVLPLINIMFAFAFAAGIFIAVDVNPIEAAGVMVRGALGYQEGIGYTLYYATNFIFTGLAVAVAFSAGLFNIGGEGQAYMGGLGVGLACLALDSTLPFWALLPITMLASMLFGALFALIPAYLQAYRGSHIVITTIMFNFIASALMVYLLVNVLKLEGQMAPVSRVFEDSAGLPMFHEMTQWFGISFSQSPMNLSFFIALICCVLVWALLWRTRWGYAIRAMGASPSAAEYGGINYKKLIIVVMLISGALSGMMGLNEVQGYSQQLKLDFVAGYGFTGIAVCLIGRSHPIGIILASLLFGVLYQGGAELSFDYPNIDREMIQVVQALVVLFSGALALMLVKPAEKLFVFLDQKKKPLNGVKAEA from the coding sequence ATGAATGACTCTAAAATCCCATCATGGGTAAATATTATTGTTTTGCCTTTGATTAATATCATGTTTGCTTTTGCCTTTGCGGCTGGCATCTTTATTGCGGTTGATGTGAACCCGATAGAAGCTGCTGGCGTAATGGTACGCGGCGCCTTGGGTTACCAAGAGGGTATTGGTTACACGCTTTATTATGCAACTAACTTTATCTTTACCGGTTTAGCCGTTGCGGTCGCGTTCTCTGCAGGCCTATTTAATATTGGTGGTGAAGGTCAAGCCTATATGGGTGGCTTAGGTGTGGGACTTGCCTGTTTAGCACTGGATAGTACCTTGCCTTTCTGGGCCCTGCTGCCAATCACTATGCTTGCAAGTATGTTATTTGGTGCGCTTTTTGCGCTGATCCCAGCCTATCTACAGGCGTATCGCGGTAGCCATATCGTGATCACCACCATCATGTTTAACTTTATCGCCTCGGCGTTGATGGTTTACCTACTGGTAAACGTGCTTAAACTTGAGGGGCAGATGGCACCGGTATCTCGAGTATTTGAAGATAGCGCTGGCTTACCGATGTTTCATGAGATGACCCAGTGGTTTGGGATCTCATTCTCACAGTCACCAATGAACTTAAGCTTCTTTATTGCACTTATCTGTTGTGTATTAGTTTGGGCACTGCTGTGGCGTACTCGCTGGGGCTATGCCATTCGAGCAATGGGCGCGAGTCCAAGTGCCGCAGAATATGGCGGAATCAACTACAAGAAGTTAATCATCGTCGTGATGCTTATCTCTGGTGCGCTATCTGGCATGATGGGCTTGAATGAAGTTCAGGGGTACAGTCAGCAGCTAAAACTTGATTTTGTTGCCGGTTACGGCTTTACCGGTATTGCCGTTTGCTTGATTGGTCGCAGTCATCCGATAGGTATTATCTTAGCAAGCTTACTGTTTGGTGTACTTTATCAAGGTGGTGCGGAGCTATCTTTTGATTACCCTAATATCGACCGTGAGATGATTCAGGTCGTACAGGCGCTTGTTGTTCTGTTCAGTGGTGCATTGGCATTGATGTTAGTCAAACCAGCTGAAAAGCTATTTGTGTTTCTTGATCAAAAGAAGAAGCCCCTAAACGGCGTTAAGGCGGAGGCATAA
- a CDS encoding ABC transporter permease, with the protein MFESIILILDATLRVSAPLILAALAGLFSERSGIVNIALEGKMLSSAFAAAAMAAVTGSVWLGLLAGIGISVLLALIHGFASITHRGDQIVSGVAINMLAVGLTVTLGRFWFGLGGQTPALTDSSRFTAITLPGAEAVADVPVFGQFYSQLFSGHNFLVYLSLFAVPVCYWVIYKTRFGLRLRAAGENPHAVDTAGISVAWIRYRALIISGILAGIAGAYLSTAHSAGFVPNMSAGKGFIALAALIFGKWKPVPVLFGCLLFGFLDAIAIRLQGVELPLVGEIPVQAIEVLPYILTVLLLAGFIGRAVGPKAIGQPYVKSR; encoded by the coding sequence ATGTTTGAGAGTATCATTCTGATCTTAGATGCAACGCTAAGGGTATCGGCTCCACTTATTCTTGCTGCGCTCGCCGGACTTTTCTCTGAGCGTTCAGGCATCGTCAACATTGCACTGGAGGGTAAGATGCTCTCTAGCGCTTTTGCCGCAGCGGCAATGGCTGCCGTAACGGGCTCTGTTTGGCTTGGTCTATTGGCTGGTATCGGTATTTCAGTGCTGTTGGCACTTATCCATGGCTTTGCATCCATTACTCACCGAGGCGACCAGATCGTATCCGGTGTGGCAATTAATATGCTGGCGGTTGGTTTGACAGTAACCTTAGGTCGTTTCTGGTTTGGTTTAGGCGGGCAGACACCAGCGCTAACTGACAGCTCACGCTTTACCGCTATCACTCTGCCGGGAGCTGAGGCGGTAGCCGATGTTCCTGTGTTCGGCCAATTTTATAGCCAACTTTTCTCAGGCCATAATTTCTTAGTTTATTTGTCGCTGTTTGCCGTTCCAGTCTGTTATTGGGTTATTTATAAAACTCGTTTTGGCCTTAGGTTACGTGCTGCGGGCGAAAACCCACATGCTGTAGATACTGCAGGTATTTCAGTTGCTTGGATCCGCTATCGTGCACTTATCATTTCCGGAATTCTAGCTGGAATTGCGGGGGCTTATCTATCGACAGCCCACAGTGCTGGCTTTGTTCCTAATATGAGTGCGGGTAAAGGCTTCATCGCCTTAGCTGCGTTGATTTTTGGTAAGTGGAAACCTGTTCCAGTGCTATTTGGTTGTCTACTATTTGGTTTCCTTGATGCTATTGCGATTCGTCTGCAAGGTGTTGAGTTACCACTTGTCGGCGAGATCCCAGTACAGGCGATTGAGGTATTACCGTATATCTTAACTGTGTTGTTACTAGCAGGTTTTATCGGCCGCGCAGTTGGGCCTAAGGCGATTGGTCAACCATATGTTAAGTCTCGCTAG
- a CDS encoding DUF2971 domain-containing protein, which produces MNNTSFYKYCPVDQDENFEQEYSLINLFNSEVTFSTRKNFNDLFDSKINFISPDRSQLKKIAGSLPASKRAEFRRLYLGEDWQAKIRKFNDDIEKLFDSYLYYCVTDCETSNLMWSHYASSHAGFCIEWDANMVKAEKVTYQSDIADFKLLDLIKIHCGSMSKDDVGIRIWESLLIKLDEWEYESEYRFQMSHAMDHLISKQGEKFALVKYQPEWIKSIIFGCRTSDKTKSYIKENLPYKVKFKQAYVAKSSIKIRNLE; this is translated from the coding sequence TTGAACAATACAAGTTTCTATAAGTATTGCCCTGTTGATCAAGATGAAAACTTTGAGCAAGAGTATTCACTGATCAATCTTTTTAACTCCGAAGTTACATTCTCAACGAGGAAGAACTTCAATGATCTGTTTGATTCAAAAATCAATTTCATTTCCCCTGATAGAAGTCAGCTGAAAAAGATAGCAGGAAGCTTGCCTGCTTCAAAGCGAGCTGAATTCAGACGCTTGTATTTAGGTGAAGACTGGCAGGCAAAAATTCGTAAATTTAACGATGACATTGAAAAACTGTTCGACAGTTACCTGTATTACTGCGTCACAGATTGTGAAACAAGCAATTTGATGTGGTCACACTATGCAAGCTCACACGCTGGCTTTTGTATAGAGTGGGACGCGAACATGGTCAAAGCTGAAAAGGTAACTTATCAAAGTGATATAGCTGATTTTAAGCTTCTCGACCTGATAAAAATTCACTGTGGATCGATGTCTAAAGATGATGTAGGTATCCGTATCTGGGAATCTCTTCTAATTAAGCTGGATGAATGGGAGTATGAGTCAGAGTATCGATTTCAAATGAGCCATGCAATGGATCACCTGATTTCGAAGCAGGGAGAAAAATTTGCACTAGTAAAATATCAGCCAGAATGGATTAAATCGATAATATTCGGGTGCAGAACTTCAGATAAGACTAAGTCATACATCAAAGAAAATTTGCCCTATAAGGTAAAGTTTAAACAAGCTTATGTGGCGAAAAGTAGTATTAAGATTCGTAATTTAGAGTGA
- a CDS encoding class 1 fructose-bisphosphatase, translated as MQTLAENLTSQAISPTLEKLILTLANTSKEISHAVRHGALAGVLGATEQENVQGETQKKLDIITNDMLKDALKADGTVRGIASEEEDYVVEADANGEFLVCFDPLDGSSNIDINSLVGTIFSVLPAPAGELTEKSFLQAGHNQVAAGYVLYGPSTMLALTTGQGVQLFTLNPETNQFLLTNAAMAVSKDTGEFAINMSNQRFWEAPMQTYISDLLLGKIGPREKSFNMRWIAAMVGDVHRVLCRGGIFTYPTDNKNPEKPYKLRLMYEANPMAFLVEQAGGKASTGYETIMDIEPTAIHQRVAVILGSANEVDACLEYHGIDYSEEPAL; from the coding sequence ATGCAAACTCTGGCTGAAAACCTGACATCACAAGCAATTTCTCCTACTCTTGAAAAGCTGATCCTGACCCTAGCTAACACCTCAAAAGAGATTAGCCATGCAGTACGCCACGGCGCACTCGCAGGCGTGCTAGGTGCAACAGAGCAGGAAAATGTTCAAGGCGAAACACAGAAGAAACTCGATATCATCACCAATGATATGCTCAAAGATGCCCTAAAGGCCGACGGTACAGTGCGTGGTATCGCCTCTGAAGAGGAAGACTATGTGGTTGAAGCCGATGCCAACGGTGAGTTCCTAGTCTGTTTTGATCCGCTAGATGGTTCTTCAAACATCGACATTAACTCACTTGTCGGCACCATCTTCTCGGTATTACCAGCGCCAGCAGGCGAGCTAACAGAAAAGAGTTTCCTACAAGCAGGTCACAACCAAGTTGCCGCAGGTTATGTACTATATGGCCCATCAACCATGCTTGCGCTAACTACAGGTCAAGGCGTACAGCTATTCACCCTAAACCCAGAGACTAACCAGTTCTTGCTAACCAATGCTGCTATGGCTGTCAGCAAAGACACCGGCGAATTTGCCATTAACATGTCAAACCAACGCTTCTGGGAAGCGCCAATGCAGACTTACATTAGCGATTTGCTACTAGGTAAAATTGGCCCACGTGAAAAGTCATTCAACATGCGCTGGATTGCAGCCATGGTTGGTGACGTGCACCGCGTACTTTGTCGCGGCGGTATCTTCACTTATCCGACAGATAACAAAAATCCAGAGAAGCCATACAAGCTACGTTTAATGTACGAAGCTAACCCAATGGCATTCTTAGTTGAGCAAGCAGGTGGTAAAGCGTCAACGGGTTATGAAACCATTATGGATATTGAGCCAACTGCAATTCACCAACGTGTTGCGGTGATCTTAGGCTCAGCCAATGAAGTTGATGCTTGTCTTGAATATCACGGTATTGATTACAGCGAAGAACCAGCTTTATAG
- a CDS encoding S9 family peptidase, whose translation MKKNWMSLLLASLSIVLAPAAIAQTSPAPTGGTQPLTIERMYASPALAGSSPRGLKLSPDGKRVTYLAGRKEDQHLYDLWQMDVATGKQSLLIDADKLEAGELSDEEKARRERQRIYGQGIMEYFWSDDSAAILIPAAGQLYYYSVADNKVKLLATGEGFATDARLSPKGHFVSFVREQNLYVLDLKTQKITALTTDGGGAIKNAMAEFVAQEEMGRMTGYWWAPDESAIAYTRIDEAGVELVTRNEIYADGIKLTEQRYPYAGENNVKVELGVVTLKDKKVVWVDLGKETDIYLPRVKWLPDSKHLSYQWQSRDQQALDLRVVAIDDIKNDRDLVKERSQAWVNLNDDLHFLKQQKAFIWASERDGFNHLYLIGLDGKVISQLTQGDWAVDAVEYIDEKAGEIYFTGRKTKVIEKQLYRVALAGGKVEDISQRSGMHSTVFADNKPVYLDYFSSLSQPPQVSLHDKSGERLAWVEQNEVKQGHPLYDYFGLWQVPEFGELKVEDGQMLQYRLFKPTNFDASKQYPVVVRVYGGPHAQLVVNSWSHQDYFTQHLLQQGYIVYQLDNRGSAHRGTQFEYVIYKQLGEVEVNDQKVGVDYLRTLPYVDSDNIAIYGHSYGGYMALMSLFKAPDYFKAAISGAPVSDWSLYDTHYTERYMGHPKTNAKGYEASSVLPYVGGYQSGLLMYHGMADDNVLFENSTRVYKALQDEGKLFQMIDYPGSKHSMRGEKVRVHLYRSLADFLNRELKQ comes from the coding sequence ATGAAAAAAAATTGGATGAGTTTACTGTTGGCGTCTTTGTCGATAGTGTTAGCGCCAGCGGCTATTGCCCAAACCTCTCCTGCGCCTACTGGCGGCACGCAACCTCTTACCATTGAACGCATGTATGCCTCTCCAGCCTTGGCTGGAAGCAGCCCGCGTGGACTTAAACTGTCACCCGATGGTAAGCGCGTCACCTACCTTGCGGGCCGTAAAGAGGATCAGCATCTCTACGACTTGTGGCAGATGGATGTGGCAACGGGTAAGCAGAGTCTGCTTATCGATGCCGATAAGCTGGAGGCGGGTGAATTGTCTGACGAAGAGAAAGCGCGCCGTGAGCGCCAGCGTATTTATGGTCAGGGGATCATGGAGTACTTTTGGTCTGATGATAGCGCTGCGATTTTAATCCCTGCAGCAGGTCAACTGTATTACTACTCAGTTGCAGATAACAAGGTCAAGCTGCTTGCAACGGGTGAAGGCTTCGCTACCGACGCCAGACTGTCGCCTAAAGGCCACTTTGTGTCGTTTGTGCGAGAGCAAAACTTGTATGTATTGGATCTGAAAACCCAGAAAATCACAGCCTTAACCACTGATGGTGGCGGCGCGATTAAAAATGCCATGGCTGAGTTTGTCGCTCAAGAAGAGATGGGCAGAATGACGGGTTACTGGTGGGCGCCCGATGAGTCAGCGATTGCCTACACTCGCATCGATGAGGCGGGTGTTGAGCTGGTGACTCGTAACGAAATTTACGCCGACGGAATTAAGCTGACCGAGCAGCGTTATCCCTACGCAGGTGAAAACAACGTCAAGGTTGAACTTGGGGTTGTGACCCTTAAAGATAAAAAAGTAGTTTGGGTCGATTTAGGCAAAGAGACCGATATCTATCTACCACGAGTAAAATGGCTACCAGACAGTAAGCATCTGTCTTATCAGTGGCAGAGCCGCGATCAGCAAGCGCTAGATCTACGTGTGGTGGCGATTGATGACATTAAAAATGATAGAGACTTAGTTAAAGAGCGCAGTCAGGCTTGGGTAAACCTTAATGACGACCTGCACTTTTTAAAGCAGCAAAAGGCATTTATCTGGGCGTCAGAGCGAGATGGCTTTAACCATCTTTATTTAATTGGCCTAGATGGCAAGGTGATTAGTCAGTTAACTCAAGGTGACTGGGCGGTGGATGCGGTCGAGTATATCGATGAAAAAGCCGGGGAGATTTACTTTACTGGTCGTAAAACCAAGGTGATAGAGAAGCAGCTTTACCGCGTGGCACTAGCTGGTGGCAAGGTTGAAGACATCAGTCAGCGTAGCGGCATGCACTCCACGGTATTTGCCGACAATAAACCTGTGTACCTTGATTACTTCAGCAGTTTGTCACAGCCGCCACAGGTGAGCCTGCATGATAAAAGTGGTGAACGCTTAGCTTGGGTTGAGCAAAACGAAGTTAAACAAGGCCATCCACTTTATGACTACTTTGGTCTGTGGCAGGTGCCGGAGTTTGGTGAGCTGAAAGTCGAAGATGGCCAAATGTTGCAATACCGCCTATTCAAGCCGACCAACTTTGATGCTTCAAAGCAGTATCCGGTGGTAGTACGCGTCTATGGCGGCCCCCATGCACAGTTGGTGGTCAATAGCTGGAGTCATCAAGACTACTTTACTCAGCATCTTTTACAGCAAGGCTATATCGTTTATCAGCTCGATAACCGCGGTTCGGCCCATCGTGGCACCCAGTTTGAGTATGTGATCTATAAGCAGCTTGGCGAGGTTGAAGTGAACGATCAAAAGGTCGGTGTGGATTACCTGCGCACCCTGCCGTATGTTGATTCTGATAATATCGCTATCTATGGCCACAGCTATGGCGGCTACATGGCACTGATGAGTCTATTTAAAGCGCCAGACTACTTTAAGGCGGCGATCTCTGGTGCGCCAGTATCAGACTGGTCTCTGTATGACACCCATTATACTGAGCGTTATATGGGCCACCCTAAAACCAATGCCAAAGGTTATGAGGCCAGTAGCGTGTTGCCGTATGTTGGTGGTTATCAATCTGGTCTGTTGATGTACCACGGCATGGCCGATGACAATGTCTTGTTTGAGAACAGCACTCGAGTCTATAAGGCGCTGCAGGATGAGGGCAAGTTATTCCAGATGATCGATTACCCAGGCTCGAAACACTCGATGCGTGGTGAAAAGGTGCGAGTACATTTATATCGCTCACTAGCAGATTTTTTAAATCGAGAACTTAAGCAGTAA
- the arcA gene encoding two-component system response regulator ArcA — protein MQNPHILIVEDEAVTRNTLRSIFEAEGYVVTEANDGAEMHKAMQDNKVNLVVMDINLPGKNGLLLARELREINNIGLIFLTGRDNEVDKILGLEIGADDYITKPFNPRELTIRARNLLTRVNSTGTDSEEKSAVEFYRFNGWSLEINSRSLVSPQGESYKLPRSEFRAMLHFVENPGKILSRADLLMKMTGRELKPHDRTVDVTIRRIRKHFESLPDTPEIIATIHGEGYRFCGSLED, from the coding sequence ATGCAAAACCCGCACATTCTTATTGTTGAAGATGAAGCAGTAACAAGAAACACACTTAGAAGTATTTTTGAAGCAGAAGGATATGTGGTAACGGAAGCCAATGACGGCGCTGAAATGCATAAGGCTATGCAAGACAACAAAGTTAACTTGGTCGTTATGGATATTAACTTACCAGGCAAAAACGGTCTTTTACTAGCTCGTGAACTTCGTGAAATTAATAATATCGGTCTAATCTTCCTAACGGGCCGTGATAACGAAGTAGATAAGATTCTAGGTCTTGAAATTGGTGCTGATGATTATATCACTAAGCCATTCAACCCACGTGAATTGACTATTCGTGCTCGTAACCTATTAACTCGCGTTAATAGCACAGGTACAGATTCAGAAGAGAAAAGCGCAGTTGAGTTCTACCGTTTCAACGGTTGGAGCCTTGAAATCAACAGCCGCTCTCTAGTAAGCCCACAAGGTGAGTCATACAAGCTACCACGCAGTGAGTTCCGCGCGATGCTTCACTTTGTTGAAAACCCAGGCAAGATCCTAAGCCGTGCAGACCTTCTAATGAAGATGACTGGCCGCGAGCTCAAGCCACATGACCGTACTGTTGACGTAACAATCCGTCGTATCCGTAAGCACTTCGAAAGCTTGCCAGATACGCCAGAAATCATCGCAACAATCCACGGTGAAGGTTACCGTTTCTGCGGTAGCTTAGAAGATTAA
- a CDS encoding DUF3293 domain-containing protein — MNDSIETLWRFYKETEFLFTQILSSQLSFAIITAYNPCGEVLTACQNGLLDRKLQHEIHRLGLPYRAMIGTSHDRKHMEKSWAVVIDKAQAVKLGCQFNQNAIYYVEADCLHLIPCLVAKFDAHLGAFSPRVKLLLEFPDIG, encoded by the coding sequence ATGAATGACTCTATCGAAACGCTGTGGCGCTTTTATAAAGAAACTGAATTTCTGTTTACTCAAATATTATCTTCGCAATTATCGTTCGCTATTATCACCGCATATAACCCCTGTGGAGAGGTGCTAACGGCTTGCCAAAATGGTCTGCTTGACCGGAAACTTCAGCATGAAATACACAGATTAGGTCTTCCTTATCGCGCTATGATAGGTACCTCCCATGACAGAAAACATATGGAGAAGAGTTGGGCAGTTGTCATTGATAAGGCTCAAGCGGTTAAATTGGGTTGTCAGTTTAACCAAAATGCCATCTATTATGTTGAAGCGGACTGTTTACATTTGATTCCCTGTTTAGTAGCTAAGTTCGATGCTCACTTAGGTGCGTTCTCGCCACGGGTCAAGCTGCTGTTAGAATTTCCTGATATTGGTTAA